The Fulvivirga maritima genome segment GTGCTATCTCTTTCAATGTTTCTTATAACTTTTGTTAGCACCTTTCTGGTTTGTTTTACTTCTCCTAGCAGCCGGTTTCTATTGAGCGTTAATTGTTGGTAAAGCTCTTGAATTTCATCTAACTGATCGAGCCTATCATTTATATAGCTGGCTCTGCTGCTACTTACTATAAAAGCACTATCTGCTTCTATTATTATAGCGTCATGCTTTTTTACTTTTATATAATCATCAGACTGTTTGAAGGTAAGCTTTTGAGCACGGAGGTGCATCGGTAAGGTGAAAAGTGTGGCTATCAATATGAAATATTTCATTACTGTAATCTGAACTGGTTATTACTACGGATGCTTTTAGTGATTGTATCTTGCTTTTGGATGATGATAAGCAAGGAGTCATTGAGAGAACGTAAATCTGAAGTATGAATACTCATTACAGAATCCATCTGAACTTTAAAATTTCTTAATTCCAGGCTGGTATTTTCTAATGCTTTTAATGATTTGCTATAGCGTAAATACAGTGCTTCGTAATTCTTCTCAATAGTATGTAGTGAGTCAGTAGCAGCAGAGAAAGAATGATGAAGTTTTACTATTTTTTTATGATTATTAGAATGATTTACTAAGAGACTTATGGTGAGCAGTGCCAAAATGGCAATAAGAAAAATAAATAAAAAAGTGTTCTTAGGCATAGATTAATCATTATAGAAATAATCTCTGCAATATAAGTCATAGCTGTAGTAGCTGCAATATTTTGATTAAATCGAGTATTAATATAGGCTGCTTAGAGGAGTGGCTATGGGGTAAATAAAAAGCCACTCCAAATACTGGAGTGGCTTTCTGTAGTTATAGAAGTGAATGATTTACTCTACGGCTATTTTGTAAGAAACTACTTCTTTAGCAGTTTGGAAATTAAGCAGGTAGAGACCGGTCGCTAATGAGCTGATATCAATTTGATGTTCTCCAGAATTCATTTGATATGGCTGCAAATACTGATGTCCTATAAGGTCAGTGATGGTCATTTTTACATCTTCCTGTTTCCAGTTTTCGATAATAAGCTGGTCCTTAGCTGGATTAGGGTAGATTTTAATATCACTAAAAAATTCATTATCCAGTCCTAGTACGGGGTCAGAATTGTTGGCTGTGTAGTTCAGGCTCCAGCCCGCAGCATTTTCATACAAATCAGAGTGGAATTTTATAAATATGCTATTGCCTGTGGAAGTTATAGGTTCAGGAATAGTACTTCCGCTATAAATGCCGATAAGCTCGCTATCTTCTGAGTCTCCATCATAAATTTCTACTGCATCATAGATCGTTCCATCAGGATCTATGTCTTCTAATACAAATTCAGTAAAGCTGATAGTTACAGTTTCTGCGTCTGTAGGAGCTATTAGCCATGAACAGTTTTGGTTATTACAGTAATTATCATCACCACTACCGTCTGTAATTGTTCCTTCAGAATCAGTTATTTCAGTGTTTCTAGAGCAAAGTAACTTACTATCACTGGTATAACTTGCTGTAAAGCCACTTCTCGTTACTGTATAACCTGAAGTAAATTCAAGTATCATTACTCCAGTTGAAGAGGTAATGTCTTCCGGAATATAATCACCTGTAAGCTCACTGAGAATGTTCATTCCATCTGATATCACTAAAAAATCATATGAATCTTCTAAGTTAAATTCTGAAAATGAAAGCGTTACAGTATTGGCGCAGGGAGGGGTGATATAGAATGTACAATTAGAATTATTGCCATAATATTCATCGCCAGAGCCATCCGTAATTGTACCTTCTGGTTCTGAGAAATCAGTTCTTCCTGAGCATGTAGAAGTACCAGTGGAACTATAAGTGGCGGACCAACCCTGGCCTGCTGTTTCTCCGTCCGTAGAAAACAATATATATGCAGCACTGCCGGGTATGGTCACTACCTGGGGGATATCATCACCCGTGAAACTAAATAAAGGATCGACTGAGTTAGATCCATATATATAGACATAGTCATGGTCTTTTTCTATATCAAATTCAGTAAAGGTTATAGTAATCGACTCAGCTCCCGGAGGCAAAATTGTCCATTGACAATTGAGGTAGTGGCTATAGTTGTCATATCCACTACCATCAGAAAATGCTCCTTCTGCATCTGTAAGTATTGTTGAGCCAATACAAGTAAAATTAGAAACGCCTACAGCCATCCAGGCTTCACTTACTGTGTTATATTCTGCTGAAGTAGTGCCATAAAGGTCCTCAGCTGCCTGTAGAGAACCATAATAGGCGTCAATATAAGATGCGTCTGCTTCTAAATAATACATTAAATTTCTATATGCTATGTCTCTGGCTTTCTCTATTCCTATGCCACTAACTTCATAAGCATAACCATTGTCATTTGTGCCAGAACCTCCTTCACTGAGTAAGTAAAACCACTTATTTTGAACGCCACTATTAATATGAACACCACCATTGTCCCAAGATGAATTAGTATTTGCCCAATTATCACCCGCATAAGTGTCAGGTTGATTTGCTGTTTTTGGGGCGGACATCGATCTCAAAAAAGGATCAGCAATCGTTACATCTTCACCAATATTCCAGTTGGGATTGTTACTGGCGTAGAATTCAACACAAGTACCGAAGATATCAGCGAAAGATTCGTTAAGGGCACCAGATTCTCCTTGGTAGTATAGACCTCCATTTCCATTATTGTCAATTACCATGTGGCTGAATTCATGCCCTTCTACATCTAGTCCTACTACTGGGCCCATGTCTACATTGTTACCTAACCCATAGCACATTACGTTATAAGGAGCTGGATATGCAAAGGCATTGTTAGCGGTTTCTGCACCATAAGCAGTTTGTAATTCTAATGGATTAATATATTGCTTTATTACACTTCCGTTGTTATCATAGCTATCTCTTCCAAGTACATTTAGGTAGAAATCATAAGTTTTTTCCATTCCCCAATGAACGTCCATTGCGTAGCTATTTCTAGCTTCTACGGTATAACGTATGGTATTATTGTCATCAGAAAATTCATGAGTACCCTCGTTAGCATTTAAAGTATATGTGCCTCCTAGCTGATCAGTGCCGTCATTGTTGTAATTATAAAAGGCGGCCTCATAAGGACCGTTATCCAACATAATGTTGAAATCAAAAACTAAAGGGGAACCAAAGTATTCGGTATAATTACTTATAGCCATAATATGCTCATCTTTATCATATATAACTAAGTAATAATAATCTAAGTCACTAGACGCCCAATCTGATATATCAGTAATGGTAAATGAGGTCAGGTGAGGAACGGCTCTCCACGTAGTTGAGCTGTTAGTATAATCTGTTACTCCAGTAAAACCATTACTTCCTAATGTTCCATTTTTTGCATTATAAGTCTCTATATTTCTCGTGCTTTCCCTAAGCCTGTACCCTCCTTGTTAGGAGTCTGTAGTAATATTCTTGATGCCGCTATATAATGTATGTGCGGTAGCCGGCGTGTCTGCATGAGCTATGAGGTTTAGAGTCTTTATAGGCTTTCCACTTTTGGCATCAATAAAAACCTTTTTCATGGTTAAAGGCTTAGCCGCATCTATACGCACCTCATAAACTAAAACGAATTCTTTATCTGAATTTCTTAAAATTTTTAATTCAGCAGGGTAATCATTTAATGTTTCTGTTACTTTCAAATGTGTTTTGGCCTTAGCTATAGCATCTTCAGCACTAAAAGCGGGCTTTACCTCTAATTCTTTAATCTTAGGGGTTTCTCCTTGCAGAATAAGATTCTTTTTGGAGTGCTTAAAAATCTGATAACCTATAATGGGTAAGTTTTTATAATACTGTTGCAGTGTTTCATGGCGAAAGCCTTGCTTATCAGTGGTAGTATTTACAGATTTAAGAGTTACTTCTTGGGGTAACTTTAAAGTATTGCGTAATTCTTTTTCCGAAATATCAGTTCGGTTGTTAAGCGTTCTAAATTTACCAGTTTCGGTAGTTTTAGATTGATTAGAATTGCTAAATAAATGCTGATTTTTTTTAGATCCTTTGGGAGGAGTAGAGCGTTGTGACGAGCTGCCAGTGGTGTCTGGCTTGTCTTTTTTGCCTTGCGAAAAACCATGTAAACATGGAGCAAGAATTAGAACCAACAGTAGAATTTTTCTCATATTAAGTTATTTTGTGAGATTGGATAATGATTTATATAGAATATCAAGTTCTTCAGGAAGATCTTGGTGACCAAGACCCCAAACCCATCTGTAATGATTTTCATCTTTTGTGTCTAGTTCAATGAACTGGTACATGTTCTTAGGTTCATTCAGTTTTATAGGCTTAGCTTTTTCCGCTGTTCGGATGATTTGAGATAGCTTTTCTGGATCAATGGTTTTTATAAAACTGGTGTCATTTTTTGAGATCAGTGATAAGCTACCTTCTTTTGAAAGCTGATATTGCTTAACGGCACCTGTAAAGCCACCGCCTGAGCCAAACCTGATATATTCCACATCTGAAACTATTTGAGTACTAGAACAAGAAGAAAGAAATAAAATGGAGATTAAAAAGTGTCTTAATTTCATTGATAACAAAAAAATGGTGTGCTATAATGTCCGCTAAAATATGAAAAAAATTGATGTTACGTATTATAAGCAATATTAAATATGTTAAAAGTAATATTTAATGTTTGCTTATGATTTTTTGAACTAAATTCTTAGTTTAAGGCTATGAAAGAATCAATGTCTGGTTTTATTGGGATCTTACTATTGTTTTTGGTGGGTAGTATTTATGCTCAAAGCCCATATCAATCGGCACGCGATTCTGTTAAAGATCTGAGGTTAAAATATCAAGAGGAAAAAGCATTAATAAGGCTAGAGAAATATAAATCCATACAAAATAAAGATTCCATAACGTGGCTTGATTTGAGTTATTCCAAATTGAAGAAGCTACCTGAATTTGTCTTTCAATTTAAGAATTTAGAATCTCTGGATCTGTCTCACAATGATATTAAAAAATTAGACCGGCGAATTAATGAATTCACCCAACTCCACTCATTAAACCTTAGCGATAATAATTTCAATGCACACAGGCTCATTCTAAAGAAGAACAGACGGATTAAGGTGGTCTATCTTTCTGAAAATGAGATGGATAAAATTCCTTGGCGAGTTAAAAGATTAGATTCTTTGACAGAAATCATACTAACTAAAAACAGGTTTGTAGAGTTGCCGCGGAGAGTTAAGAAGCTTAAGAACTTGAAAATTTTAAATCTTAGCGATAATCCTTTGGAGCTGAAAAGAACTCCTTATTACGATAAACTAGGTCACATTTCTAAATTGAGGCTTAATAAGTGTAAGTTGTCTCATTTTCCTGAGGCTTTATTGTGCCTCAACAATTTAGAGGAGCTGCAGCTTGCAGAGAATCAAATGGCTTCTCTTCCTGCTTTTATTGATCAATTTTCACAGCTCAGACAATTAATTTTATACAAAAATAAGATTGAAGTCCTTCCTGAAGAATTCTATAACCTTATTCATCTGCAGCAGGTTGACTTGTATTACAATAAAATAGAAATTATAGATAAGAAAATTAGCGAGTTAGAAAACCTGGAGATTTTATACCTCTCTCATAATAAGATCTACAGTCTGCTAAATGAGCTGGGCGAATTAAAAAACCTGAAAGAGCTATACCTTCATCATAATCGACTTAGTTATCTGCCTCTAACCATAGCTAGGCTCAAGACATTAGAGGTCCTGCGAATTAATGATAATTATTTTAACGAGTTTCCACCTTCTATCCTTAGCTTGCCTCAACTTTTTAGTCTGGATATAGCCAATAATGAAATAGCTATTATTCCTGAGGAAATATTAAAGTTGCCTTTGCAAAATTTTTATTTTCAGCAAAACCCTATTGATTTTGATGATATTAAAAACCATCACTTGGTTCAAACTATAAATAAAATGACTGAAAAAGGGGCCGTTGTAAATCCTCATTCCTTTGAAAAATTGGAGCGACCTTAGCCTACTTAAAGGGTTTAATATTTCAAACTTCAGTGAGCCGAAGAACTTACAGCAAGAAAGTAAGGAACCTCAGCTATGGAATGTAAACTGTGTCTTGCCAAGTAGGTTGTTCTTTGACAGGCTTGTGCTAACTCAATACATAGATTTCTCCTGCCGTCGAAATGACAAACGCTTTTAAGCTATTGGAAATAAGAGACGGTCTCACAACATACAACCGTCATCCCGGCCGCAACGAAGTGAAGAGCCGGGATCTCGCTGCTCAGGTAGTGCCACGTGATCAGTGAGATTCCTGATATCTTTCGGCTATCGCTACATGATTCAGGAATGACGTTTTTTTTTCCTTACTGGTAATTACGAGGAAGCCATGACGAAGTAATCTCGAAGCTATGGGAAAAAGCCTTCACAGAGGACAGCATAAGCAACTTCGAGATTGCTTCATTACGCTTCGCTGCATTTGCAATTACCAGCTCTCTTGAGTAAGTGCGAAATCTTGCTGTACCGTCGTGCGGTGAGATGGGATTGAAAAGCAGGCTTTTCTCAAGTCCTTAGTGGCAGTTCATTTATATGAAATGCTTCCGTGAACGGAAGACCTTACAGCAAGAAAGATTTTTTTGTTACTTTTTTGATCGATTGCAAAAAAGTAAGGGAACTAGGGCTATGGAATGTAAACTGTGTCTTACCAAGTTGGCTGTTCTTTGAAAGGCTTGTGCTAACTCAATACATAGATTTCTCCTGCCGTCGAAATGATAAACGCTTTTAAACTATTGGAAATAAGAGACGGTCTCACAACATACAACCGTCATCCCGGCCGCAACGAAGTGAAGAGCCGGGATCTCGCTGCTCAGGTAGTGCAACCTGATCAGTGAGATTCCTGATATCATTCCGCTATCGCTTCATGATTCAGGAATGACGTTTTTTTTCCTTACTGGTAATTACGAGGAAGCCATGACGAAGTAATCTCGAAGCTATGGGAAAAAGCCTTCACAGAGGACAGCATAAGCAACTTCGAGATTGCTTCATTACGCTTCGCTGCATTTGCAATTACCAGCTCTCTTGAGTAAGTGCGAAATCTTGCTGTACCGTCGTGCGGTGAGATGGGATTGAAAAGCAGGCTTTTCTCAAGTCCTTAGTGGCAGTTCATTTATATGAAATGCTTCCGTGAACGGAAGACCTTACAGCAAGAAA includes the following:
- a CDS encoding leucine-rich repeat domain-containing protein — translated: MKESMSGFIGILLLFLVGSIYAQSPYQSARDSVKDLRLKYQEEKALIRLEKYKSIQNKDSITWLDLSYSKLKKLPEFVFQFKNLESLDLSHNDIKKLDRRINEFTQLHSLNLSDNNFNAHRLILKKNRRIKVVYLSENEMDKIPWRVKRLDSLTEIILTKNRFVELPRRVKKLKNLKILNLSDNPLELKRTPYYDKLGHISKLRLNKCKLSHFPEALLCLNNLEELQLAENQMASLPAFIDQFSQLRQLILYKNKIEVLPEEFYNLIHLQQVDLYYNKIEIIDKKISELENLEILYLSHNKIYSLLNELGELKNLKELYLHHNRLSYLPLTIARLKTLEVLRINDNYFNEFPPSILSLPQLFSLDIANNEIAIIPEEILKLPLQNFYFQQNPIDFDDIKNHHLVQTINKMTEKGAVVNPHSFEKLERP
- a CDS encoding PepSY domain-containing protein translates to MRKILLLVLILAPCLHGFSQGKKDKPDTTGSSSQRSTPPKGSKKNQHLFSNSNQSKTTETGKFRTLNNRTDISEKELRNTLKLPQEVTLKSVNTTTDKQGFRHETLQQYYKNLPIIGYQIFKHSKKNLILQGETPKIKELEVKPAFSAEDAIAKAKTHLKVTETLNDYPAELKILRNSDKEFVLVYEVRIDAAKPLTMKKVFIDAKSGKPIKTLNLIAHADTPATAHTLYSGIKNITTDS
- a CDS encoding CUB domain-containing protein, with protein sequence MAISNYTEYFGSPLVFDFNIMLDNGPYEAAFYNYNNDGTDQLGGTYTLNANEGTHEFSDDNNTIRYTVEARNSYAMDVHWGMEKTYDFYLNVLGRDSYDNNGSVIKQYINPLELQTAYGAETANNAFAYPAPYNVMCYGLGNNVDMGPVVGLDVEGHEFSHMVIDNNGNGGLYYQGESGALNESFADIFGTCVEFYASNNPNWNIGEDVTIADPFLRSMSAPKTANQPDTYAGDNWANTNSSWDNGGVHINSGVQNKWFYLLSEGGSGTNDNGYAYEVSGIGIEKARDIAYRNLMYYLEADASYIDAYYGSLQAAEDLYGTTSAEYNTVSEAWMAVGVSNFTCIGSTILTDAEGAFSDGSGYDNYSHYLNCQWTILPPGAESITITFTEFDIEKDHDYVYIYGSNSVDPLFSFTGDDIPQVVTIPGSAAYILFSTDGETAGQGWSATYSSTGTSTCSGRTDFSEPEGTITDGSGDEYYGNNSNCTFYITPPCANTVTLSFSEFNLEDSYDFLVISDGMNILSELTGDYIPEDITSSTGVMILEFTSGYTVTRSGFTASYTSDSKLLCSRNTEITDSEGTITDGSGDDNYCNNQNCSWLIAPTDAETVTISFTEFVLEDIDPDGTIYDAVEIYDGDSEDSELIGIYSGSTIPEPITSTGNSIFIKFHSDLYENAAGWSLNYTANNSDPVLGLDNEFFSDIKIYPNPAKDQLIIENWKQEDVKMTITDLIGHQYLQPYQMNSGEHQIDISSLATGLYLLNFQTAKEVVSYKIAVE